The proteins below come from a single Dinghuibacter silviterrae genomic window:
- a CDS encoding DUF2092 domain-containing protein — MNKKILLFVLLSTGAWVGTQAQSRRIDTVAVAILDKMSATIGDLGSCSVNVNANYDVVSRELGLIKHSDEEQVYLHGPNKLLVRSEGDKGTRSFFYDGTALTYYSMDKNQYGQIPLSVGVVEMMDTVNKRYGIDFPVADFFYPTFVDDILSDAKSLVYLGMTKVGNEECFHIAGVAKDKTFQFWIRHDAFFLPAKVVIVYTEGGQNRQFEATLNDWQVNPNLPDAIFSFTPPPSASKIALVALGNRAPRKVSRTGTGKK; from the coding sequence ATGAATAAAAAAATCCTACTGTTCGTGCTCCTGTCCACGGGCGCCTGGGTCGGCACACAAGCCCAGTCCCGCAGGATCGACACCGTCGCGGTGGCCATCCTGGACAAAATGAGCGCTACCATCGGGGACCTCGGTTCCTGCAGCGTCAACGTCAACGCGAACTATGACGTCGTCAGCCGGGAACTCGGCCTGATCAAGCATTCCGACGAGGAACAGGTCTACCTGCATGGACCCAACAAGCTCCTTGTCCGTTCCGAAGGAGACAAGGGTACGCGCTCGTTTTTTTACGACGGCACGGCCCTGACCTATTATTCGATGGACAAAAACCAGTACGGGCAGATACCCTTATCCGTGGGTGTCGTCGAAATGATGGACACGGTCAACAAGCGGTATGGGATCGACTTCCCGGTGGCGGATTTTTTCTACCCGACATTTGTGGACGACATCCTTTCCGATGCCAAAAGCCTGGTATACCTGGGGATGACCAAGGTAGGCAACGAGGAATGTTTTCACATCGCCGGGGTGGCCAAGGACAAAACGTTTCAGTTCTGGATCCGTCACGACGCCTTTTTCCTCCCTGCCAAAGTCGTGATCGTGTACACGGAAGGCGGCCAGAATCGCCAGTTCGAGGCGACGCTGAACGACTGGCAGGTCAACCCCAACCTACCGGACGCGATCTTTTCGTTCACGCCCCCGCCCTCCGCGTCGAAAATCGCGCTGGTCGCGTTGGGTAACCGCGCGCCCCGCAAGGTGTCAAGGACAGGTACGGGTAAAAAATAA
- a CDS encoding AAA family ATPase, giving the protein MNNTATGKATGAPYVFDNWFVDERRVYYSYFDTIPSICDIYQLKGEKLYQAIREEFPHLLLHEFQYRDYVHKGKKLDFGKTLLVFANRCVLVCGETYCNILHDGGQPEFMDKVMALAHVHKGRTQRKPLEINLISQGRSGFELKGMEVKRTKLDVDLFYEDDFKEVDELIRKRLNRKKDKGIVLLHGLPGTGKTSYLRYLVGKIRKPVLFLSPTIAANLMDPGFIDLLVDNPDSVVIIEDAENIIMDRKANQSSAVSNLLNISDGLLSDFLNVQLICTFNSELTWIDAALLRKGRLIAQYEFGRLGVAKAQRLSDHLGFGRTITKPMTLAEIGQPHDTPRKEKNNIITGFRREAIEN; this is encoded by the coding sequence ATGAACAACACAGCTACAGGCAAGGCCACTGGCGCGCCTTATGTTTTCGACAACTGGTTCGTGGACGAGCGAAGAGTATATTATTCCTATTTCGATACCATACCCAGTATATGTGATATCTACCAGCTAAAGGGAGAAAAACTATACCAGGCGATCCGGGAAGAATTTCCCCACCTTTTATTGCACGAGTTTCAGTATCGCGATTACGTGCACAAAGGGAAAAAACTTGACTTCGGGAAGACGTTGCTGGTCTTTGCAAACCGGTGCGTATTGGTTTGCGGTGAGACCTATTGCAACATACTTCACGATGGAGGGCAGCCCGAATTTATGGACAAGGTCATGGCGCTCGCCCATGTCCATAAGGGGAGGACTCAAAGGAAGCCCCTGGAGATCAATCTCATCAGCCAAGGCCGTAGTGGTTTCGAGCTGAAAGGCATGGAGGTCAAAAGGACAAAACTGGACGTCGACCTTTTTTACGAGGATGACTTCAAGGAAGTGGATGAGCTCATCCGCAAAAGGCTGAACCGGAAAAAAGACAAGGGGATTGTCTTGTTACATGGATTGCCCGGTACCGGGAAGACATCGTACCTGAGATACCTTGTCGGAAAGATCCGGAAACCGGTCCTTTTCTTATCCCCTACGATCGCAGCCAACCTGATGGACCCTGGATTTATCGACCTGTTGGTCGACAACCCGGACTCGGTTGTCATCATCGAGGACGCGGAGAACATCATCATGGACCGGAAAGCGAACCAAAGTTCCGCGGTGTCGAACCTTTTGAACATTTCCGACGGTCTTTTATCGGACTTCCTGAATGTGCAACTCATCTGCACGTTTAACAGTGAGTTGACCTGGATCGACGCGGCGTTGCTTCGCAAAGGACGGCTGATCGCGCAATATGAATTTGGCCGGCTGGGTGTCGCAAAGGCGCAACGGTTGAGCGACCACCTGGGTTTCGGGCGGACGATCACAAAGCCCATGACGCTTGCGGAGATCGGGCAGCCGCACGATACACCGCGCAAAGAAAAAAACAACATTATCACCGGCTTCCGAAGGGAAGCCATAGAGAACTAA
- a CDS encoding RtcB family protein, with amino-acid sequence MAKLQIRGKDLRKIGYPETPVVSVAIGVMEQYYKRHSLEAALQILKDIMLTPADYLEDPVLGKVAKAFLPEKEEGVEYSLNRDGVPFSIFGAGDIGEGALHQMYLAAKLPVAVAGALMPDAHSGYGLPIGGVLATDNAVIPYGVGVDIGCRMCLSVFDIPAGDLDRKESLFTRELEAATLFGSGAQFKEAEDHPIMDRKTFQEIRLLRSLHARAWKQLGTSGSGNHFVEFGWVEVNQWDPVLKLDPGCYVGLLSHSGSRSLGANIANYYTRLARSKRRLPQEVNHLAWLSLDEEEGMEYWTAMNLAGDYASACHEVIHTRIASSLGRKPMRTVENHHNFAWREIHEGKAVIVHRKGATPAGKDVLGIIPGSMTAPGFIVKGRGVPASISSAAHGAGRRMSRSQAMASISEHAFKEELAKSGVRLIGGGLDEAPFAYKDIETVMRAQQGLVDVVGTFRPRIVRMDG; translated from the coding sequence ATGGCAAAGCTGCAGATCAGAGGAAAAGATCTACGAAAGATCGGCTATCCCGAGACCCCCGTGGTTAGCGTAGCAATAGGGGTTATGGAACAGTATTATAAACGGCACTCCCTGGAAGCCGCCCTCCAAATCCTAAAGGACATCATGCTCACCCCGGCGGATTACCTGGAGGACCCCGTGCTGGGAAAAGTTGCCAAGGCCTTTCTCCCCGAAAAGGAAGAAGGCGTGGAATATTCCCTGAACAGGGACGGCGTCCCCTTTTCGATCTTTGGCGCGGGCGATATCGGGGAAGGCGCGCTTCACCAGATGTACCTCGCGGCCAAGCTGCCGGTGGCGGTGGCGGGCGCACTCATGCCCGACGCACACTCCGGTTACGGGTTGCCGATAGGAGGCGTGCTGGCGACGGACAATGCCGTCATCCCGTACGGGGTGGGGGTGGACATCGGTTGCCGGATGTGTCTGAGCGTTTTTGACATCCCGGCAGGGGACCTGGACAGGAAGGAATCCTTATTCACCAGGGAACTGGAGGCGGCGACCCTTTTTGGAAGCGGCGCCCAGTTCAAGGAGGCGGAAGACCATCCCATCATGGACCGGAAAACCTTCCAGGAGATACGGCTGTTGCGGTCCCTCCATGCGAGGGCGTGGAAGCAACTGGGGACCAGCGGGAGCGGGAACCATTTTGTGGAGTTCGGGTGGGTGGAGGTAAACCAATGGGACCCGGTGTTAAAACTGGACCCGGGATGTTATGTCGGGCTGTTGAGCCATTCAGGCTCCCGGAGCCTGGGCGCCAACATCGCCAACTATTATACCCGGCTGGCGCGGTCGAAAAGACGGCTGCCGCAGGAAGTAAACCACCTCGCCTGGCTGAGCCTGGACGAAGAAGAAGGGATGGAATACTGGACGGCCATGAACCTGGCGGGGGACTATGCCAGCGCCTGTCACGAGGTCATCCATACCCGGATTGCGTCGAGCCTGGGCCGGAAGCCGATGCGCACGGTGGAGAACCACCACAACTTCGCCTGGAGGGAAATCCACGAAGGCAAAGCGGTGATCGTGCATCGCAAGGGGGCGACCCCCGCGGGCAAGGACGTCCTGGGGATCATCCCCGGTTCCATGACGGCTCCCGGGTTTATCGTCAAGGGGCGGGGCGTGCCGGCCTCGATCAGCTCCGCGGCCCATGGCGCGGGTCGCCGGATGAGCCGGTCACAAGCCATGGCCTCCATCAGCGAGCACGCCTTTAAAGAGGAGCTCGCCAAAAGCGGGGTGCGCCTGATCGGCGGCGGCCTGGACGAAGCGCCCTTTGCCTATAAGGACATCGAGACCGTGATGCGGGCCCAGCAGGGGCTCGTCGACGTGGTGGGGACGTTCCGGCCGCGGATCGTGCGGATGGATGGATAG
- a CDS encoding ABC transporter permease produces MLLNYCKTALRNCRKQKAFSALNLLGLTVGLATCLLITMFVASELSYDRYNKNAADIYRVNAHFRISGENLNERLSPADLGPAIVRDFSSVKAFVRFHDEGRVVVRKGNVLTTEPRTIAADSSLFGVFTLPLLEGDPRTALTQPHTVVLNRTTALKYFGRATGVVGQTLEIGDTTPYTVTGVMEDMPLLSHLHFDLIRSLCGESDSREVNWVNNDYVTYLLAKPGVTPQVIERDIALATTRYAEPILRQQMSTTFAEMAKKGDFYRYELIPLTRIHLYSELAREAEPSGSATYVRIFGLIAALILLLACVNFMNLSTARSAGRSREVGVRKVLGSHRGDLVFQFLTESVLFSLAATLLALLMAYLLLPFFNELTGQQLSFTAIPWPRLAAWVALGALFVGLLAGSYPAFFLSAFQPIQVLKGRLAKGFKGSRLRNVLVVFQFTIAIALIIGTLVIYRQLNYIRNKRLGYDREQVLLIKNTNALGEHVIAFKAAVLQLPGVTAVTIANSFPTSNQTQADLFFQDAAKTKALGPEHWFVDADYIRAMGMTMARGRAFSPSLSTDSGAVLINETTAAMLGYKNPLGEKLYKDPHTVPFYRIIGVVKDFNSGSLRQKTPPIVMTLGYDDGGMVTAIRFSTTGVSSLIDRVRTLYLAMAMQNHASFDFSFMDEDYDHLYTAETRMGTIFTIFTLLAVFVACLGLFGLVTFAAEQRTKEMSIRKVLGAGMHHIVGLLTRDFLLLIALSFLIAFPLAWWGMHRWLEGFAYRTTVSVWTFVLAGGATLAAIVVTVGYQAIKAAGRNPADSLKTE; encoded by the coding sequence ATGCTGCTCAACTATTGTAAGACCGCCCTGAGAAATTGTCGAAAACAAAAAGCCTTTTCAGCACTGAACCTGCTGGGGCTCACCGTCGGTCTCGCCACCTGTTTGCTGATCACGATGTTTGTAGCCAGCGAGTTGAGTTATGATCGCTACAATAAGAATGCCGCCGACATCTATCGCGTCAACGCCCATTTCCGGATCTCGGGGGAAAACCTAAACGAGCGTTTGTCCCCGGCAGACCTGGGTCCTGCGATCGTGCGGGATTTTTCTTCCGTAAAGGCTTTTGTCCGTTTTCATGATGAGGGCCGGGTGGTCGTGCGCAAAGGCAACGTCCTGACGACGGAGCCCCGCACCATTGCTGCGGATTCTTCTTTGTTTGGCGTCTTTACGCTCCCGTTGCTCGAAGGCGATCCCCGTACGGCGCTTACCCAACCGCATACGGTGGTGCTGAACCGCACGACGGCGCTCAAGTATTTTGGCCGGGCGACGGGTGTGGTGGGTCAAACGCTGGAGATCGGGGACACCACGCCCTACACGGTCACCGGCGTGATGGAGGACATGCCCCTGTTGTCCCACCTCCACTTCGACCTTATCCGTTCTCTTTGCGGGGAATCGGACAGCAGGGAGGTGAACTGGGTCAACAATGACTATGTCACGTATCTCCTGGCAAAGCCGGGTGTAACCCCACAAGTCATCGAGCGGGACATCGCCCTGGCGACGACCCGGTACGCGGAACCCATCCTCCGGCAACAGATGAGCACGACCTTCGCGGAGATGGCAAAGAAGGGGGATTTTTACCGGTATGAGCTGATCCCCCTGACGCGCATCCACCTCTATTCGGAACTCGCCCGTGAAGCCGAACCCTCGGGAAGCGCCACGTATGTACGCATCTTTGGACTCATCGCCGCTCTTATCCTTCTGCTCGCCTGCGTCAACTTCATGAACCTGTCGACCGCACGGTCCGCGGGTCGCAGCCGGGAAGTAGGCGTAAGAAAAGTATTAGGATCCCACCGCGGCGACCTCGTTTTTCAATTCCTTACCGAGTCGGTGTTGTTCAGCCTGGCCGCCACGCTGCTGGCACTTCTTATGGCTTACCTGCTCCTGCCCTTCTTTAATGAGCTGACGGGGCAACAGCTAAGCTTTACCGCCATACCCTGGCCCCGGCTGGCCGCCTGGGTGGCCCTGGGCGCCTTGTTCGTGGGACTCCTGGCGGGCAGTTACCCGGCCTTTTTCCTTTCCGCCTTTCAACCCATACAGGTCCTCAAGGGGCGGCTGGCCAAGGGTTTCAAGGGCAGCCGGCTGCGCAATGTGCTGGTGGTTTTCCAGTTCACCATCGCCATCGCGCTAATCATCGGCACCCTCGTCATTTACCGTCAACTCAACTATATCCGCAACAAACGCCTGGGGTATGACCGGGAGCAGGTGCTGCTGATCAAAAACACGAACGCGCTCGGTGAACACGTCATCGCTTTCAAGGCGGCCGTGCTACAACTCCCCGGGGTCACCGCTGTTACCATCGCCAATTCTTTCCCTACGAGCAACCAGACGCAGGCGGACCTCTTTTTCCAGGATGCGGCCAAAACCAAGGCCCTGGGCCCCGAACACTGGTTTGTGGATGCAGACTACATCCGTGCCATGGGAATGACCATGGCGCGGGGCAGGGCCTTTTCCCCTTCTTTATCCACCGACTCCGGCGCCGTGCTGATCAACGAAACCACGGCCGCGATGCTGGGGTACAAAAACCCCCTTGGAGAAAAACTGTACAAGGACCCTCATACGGTTCCGTTCTACCGGATCATCGGCGTCGTCAAAGACTTCAACTCCGGCTCGCTCCGCCAGAAAACCCCACCCATAGTCATGACCCTGGGGTATGACGATGGCGGCATGGTCACTGCGATCCGGTTTTCAACGACGGGTGTTTCTTCTTTGATCGACCGGGTGCGTACGCTATATCTTGCCATGGCTATGCAGAACCACGCTTCCTTTGACTTTTCCTTTATGGATGAAGACTACGATCACCTGTACACCGCCGAGACGCGGATGGGCACGATTTTTACCATCTTCACCCTCCTGGCCGTTTTCGTGGCCTGCCTTGGTCTTTTCGGCCTGGTCACCTTTGCCGCCGAACAACGCACCAAGGAAATGAGCATCCGCAAGGTGCTGGGTGCGGGCATGCACCATATCGTCGGGTTGCTCACCCGGGACTTCCTTTTGCTCATCGCCCTGTCCTTCCTGATCGCCTTCCCCCTCGCCTGGTGGGGCATGCACCGCTGGCTGGAGGGCTTCGCCTACCGGACCACCGTGAGTGTGTGGACGTTTGTGCTGGCGGGGGGTGCCACGCTGGCGGCGATTGTCGTGACCGTAGGGTATCAGGCGATCAAGGCCGCTGGGCGGAATCCGGCGGATAGTCTAAAAACCGAATAG
- a CDS encoding TonB-dependent receptor — translation MSLKGITLITISLLISQLALSQTATIKGSIYDGVSKDAVSGALITIGKINVRKLADERGAFEIKNVPPGEYDIVIESVGYLTITRHYSVKAGEVVRVYEGLAVDTKNLGEVKVIGNFNREEEAGVRNRERVAGNITNMISSQAMVRSPDINAANVLQRMSGITVQRSSGGDEAYAVIRGMEPRYNNTLLNGIKIASPDSKNRFVQLDIIPSDILSAIEISKSLLPDMEGDAIGGTVNLVVKDAPQKTSFKAIGSIGYSQLYFDQRYVTFGKSDIQAHSPIQRNPPGYVTQPGDFSRSNLSFSQEQAPPTGTLGFSFTHRFFHNKVGLVLADNFQNQYYGNISTRATVSPIDMMTSDSLYVTNLTNYNGFTQQLNNGVVAHVDYEFNQHHRISVDNFYLYSYLAASRFSMDTTLVGTGRVGPGTGQVFVDSVSETQHMHVENLKISGVHELTHRFTLNWAAVRQEAASRFPDQADVTTLFLINPNYTKNPSTLDAITRNWQRNDDHEFTGLLNLIYKLRKWEIKAGGLYNTKTRYNSEDDYTLQPTTTNSAGGTGGRPVWTGIYNAQYDVFNTAGTNVYNPQNYKVTETIFAEYAMAQYRSTRWEGGGGVRVENTDNEWADRVRSPTQPSAGSQIYQDVLPSAYLKYKFAYNKNLHLSYFKSISRPNYYEIVDAITPGIDFFTQGNSYLQHSVANNLDLRFEWYPKEEEQLFAGVFYKVIDNPIETQLQSASGGIETYTLTNPGTAHNYGAEVAFTKFWGKFGITGNYTYTHSEVTASQLLYYKANHDPNLKQLDSLHVQVKRPLQGQTDHIANVSLLYKDNRHGFFAQLAYEYQGNTLAKTYIYYNSDYYQKPMNMLAFSLEKDINKHFTVFGKFNNLLNTPNKQYVTSYILATSDIYKATYSIGLRYAH, via the coding sequence ATGTCTCTTAAGGGCATCACCCTCATCACCATTTCCCTGCTTATCTCCCAACTCGCTTTGTCTCAAACGGCCACCATCAAAGGTTCTATCTATGATGGCGTGTCCAAGGACGCGGTGTCGGGAGCCCTGATCACCATCGGCAAGATCAACGTCAGGAAACTGGCGGACGAGCGGGGTGCTTTCGAAATCAAAAACGTTCCCCCCGGAGAATACGACATCGTCATCGAAAGCGTTGGCTATTTGACGATTACCCGGCATTATAGTGTGAAAGCGGGAGAGGTCGTTCGTGTATATGAAGGCCTTGCCGTGGACACCAAGAACCTCGGGGAAGTAAAAGTCATCGGCAATTTCAACCGGGAAGAAGAAGCGGGTGTCCGCAACCGGGAGCGGGTGGCGGGCAATATCACCAATATGATCTCGTCCCAGGCGATGGTCCGCTCCCCGGACATCAACGCGGCCAACGTGTTGCAACGCATGAGCGGGATCACGGTCCAGCGGTCCAGCGGGGGCGACGAAGCCTACGCGGTTATCCGCGGGATGGAGCCCCGGTATAACAATACCTTGCTCAACGGGATCAAGATCGCCAGCCCGGATTCAAAAAACAGGTTTGTCCAGTTGGACATCATCCCTTCCGACATCCTGTCCGCGATCGAAATCAGCAAATCGCTGTTACCGGATATGGAAGGCGACGCTATCGGCGGGACCGTCAACTTAGTCGTCAAGGACGCGCCTCAAAAAACCAGCTTTAAGGCCATCGGCAGCATCGGCTACAGCCAGCTCTATTTCGATCAGCGGTACGTCACCTTTGGCAAGTCGGACATCCAAGCGCACAGCCCTATCCAACGGAACCCGCCCGGCTATGTAACCCAACCCGGCGATTTCTCCAGGTCGAACCTTTCTTTCTCTCAAGAGCAGGCGCCCCCGACGGGCACCCTGGGCTTCTCTTTCACCCACCGGTTTTTTCACAATAAGGTCGGTCTTGTCCTGGCGGACAACTTTCAAAACCAGTACTACGGCAACATCAGCACCCGGGCGACCGTGTCGCCCATCGACATGATGACGTCCGACTCTTTGTATGTGACCAACCTCACCAACTATAACGGGTTCACGCAACAGCTGAACAACGGCGTGGTGGCGCACGTCGACTACGAGTTTAACCAGCATCACCGGATCAGCGTCGACAACTTTTATCTCTACAGCTACCTGGCCGCCTCTCGCTTTAGCATGGACACGACCCTGGTGGGTACAGGGCGCGTCGGCCCCGGCACCGGTCAGGTTTTTGTGGACAGTGTGTCGGAGACCCAGCACATGCACGTCGAAAACCTGAAGATTTCCGGTGTTCACGAGTTAACCCACCGGTTCACCCTGAACTGGGCCGCCGTACGCCAGGAAGCAGCCAGCCGTTTCCCGGACCAGGCCGACGTGACGACGCTTTTCCTGATCAACCCCAATTATACCAAGAACCCCAGCACCCTGGACGCCATCACCCGGAACTGGCAACGGAACGACGACCATGAATTCACCGGTTTGTTAAACCTCATATACAAACTCCGGAAGTGGGAAATAAAGGCCGGCGGGTTATACAATACGAAGACGAGGTACAACAGCGAGGACGATTATACCCTACAGCCGACGACCACCAATTCCGCCGGTGGCACGGGCGGGCGGCCCGTATGGACAGGCATTTATAATGCCCAATACGACGTGTTCAACACAGCGGGTACCAATGTGTACAACCCGCAAAACTATAAAGTGACAGAAACCATTTTTGCGGAATACGCCATGGCGCAATACCGCTCCACCCGCTGGGAAGGAGGCGGTGGCGTCCGGGTGGAAAATACCGATAATGAATGGGCCGACAGGGTACGTAGCCCGACCCAACCCAGCGCGGGCAGCCAGATATACCAGGATGTGCTCCCCAGTGCCTACCTGAAATACAAGTTTGCCTATAACAAAAATCTGCACCTGTCCTATTTCAAATCCATTTCGAGACCCAATTATTACGAGATCGTCGATGCCATTACGCCGGGGATTGACTTTTTTACGCAGGGGAATTCCTACCTGCAACACTCTGTGGCCAACAACCTCGACCTCCGGTTTGAATGGTACCCCAAAGAAGAGGAGCAATTGTTTGCGGGCGTTTTTTACAAGGTGATCGACAACCCCATCGAAACCCAGTTGCAGTCCGCAAGCGGGGGAATAGAGACCTATACGCTGACCAACCCGGGTACTGCGCACAACTATGGTGCGGAGGTGGCCTTTACCAAGTTCTGGGGCAAATTCGGGATCACCGGGAACTACACGTATACCCATTCCGAGGTGACCGCCTCCCAGTTGCTGTATTACAAGGCCAACCACGATCCCAACCTGAAACAGCTGGATTCGTTGCATGTCCAGGTCAAGCGGCCCCTGCAAGGGCAAACGGACCACATTGCCAACGTATCCCTTTTGTATAAGGACAACCGGCACGGCTTTTTTGCCCAGCTCGCCTACGAGTACCAGGGCAACACCCTGGCGAAGACCTATATCTATTACAACTCGGATTACTATCAGAAGCCTATGAATATGCTTGCTTTTTCCCTGGAAAAAGACATCAACAAACACTTTACGGTATTTGGCAAATTCAACAACCTGCTGAATACGCCCAACAAACAGTACGTGACGAGCTATATCCTGGCGACGAGCGATATATATAAAGCGACTTATAGCATAGGCTTACGATACGCACATTAA